The following proteins come from a genomic window of Canis aureus isolate CA01 chromosome 3, VMU_Caureus_v.1.0, whole genome shotgun sequence:
- the ROBO3 gene encoding roundabout homolog 3 isoform X7, with amino-acid sequence MLRYLLKTLLQMNLFADSLAGDVSNSSDLLFGFNSSVAALNHSLLPPGDPSFNASRVEPEDAMPRIVEQPPDLLVSRGEPATLPCRAEGRPRPNIEWYKNGARVATAREDPRAHRLLLPSGALFFPRIVHGRRARPDEGVYTCVARNYLGAAASRNASLEVAVLRDDFRQSPGNVVVAVGEPAVMECVPPRGHPEPSVSWKKDSARLREEEGRITIRGGKLMMSHTLKSDAGMYVCVASNMAGERESGAAELVVLERPSFLRRPVNQVVLADAPVDFPCEVQGDPPPRLRWRKEDGELPTGRYEIRSDHSLWIGRVTAADEGTYTCVAENSVGRAEASGSLSVHVPPQLVTQPQDQMAAPGESVAFQCETKGNPPPAIFWQKEGSQVLLFPSQPLQPKGRFSVSPRGQLNITDVQSGDAGYYVCQAVSVAGSVLAKALLEVKRASSLDGLPPIILQGPANQTLALGSPVWLPCRVTGNPQPSVRWKKDGQWLQGDDLQLNLMANGTLYIASVQEMDLGFYSCVAKSSMGEATWSSWLRRREDWGVSPEPPTEPSTPPGPPSQPVVTEITKNSITLTWKPNPQAGATVTSYVIEAFSQAAGNTWRTVADGVQLETHTVSGLQPNTIYLFLVRAVGAWGLSEPSPVSEPIRTQDSNPSRPVEDPWRGQRGLAEVAVHVQEPVVLGPRTLQVSWTVDGPVQLVQGFRVSWRVAGPDGGSWTVLDLQSPSQQSTVLRGLPPGTQIQIKVQAQGQEGLGPESPFVTRSIPEEAPSGPPQGVTVALGGEGNSSVTVSWEPPLPSQQNGVIKEYQIWCLGNESRFHLNRSAAGWARSAVLRGLLPGLLYRTRVAAATSAGVGVASVPVSVQLRESRAGRGRAGPGHRGSGRAWSRAHGPGPLTPLAPTASPPESEPGLEVRPGLAERLARVLRAPAFLAGSGAACGALLLALCAVLYRRRRQRKELSHYTASFAYTPAVSFPHSEGLSGASSRPPMGLGPAPYPWLADSWPHPSRSPSAPEPRGSCCPSNPDPDDRYYNEAGISLYLAQTARGTAAPTEGPVYSTIDPAGEELQTFHGGFPPNPSGDPGTWSQYAPPEWSQGDSGARGGKVKLLGKAVQMPSLNWPEALPPPPPSCELSCLEGPEEDLEGSSEPEEWCPPMSERSHLTEPSSTGGCLVPPSQGEAPSPTSSYGQQSTATLTPSPPDPPQPPTDIPHLHQMPSTASSAPGRTRQVPGEMTPPLQGPRARIRKPKAVPYRREHSPGGLSPDLPPPPLPPPEEETSWALGLRAAGSMSSLERERERSGERMVQAGLLGAQRGPHLDEEAWLPYSRPSFLSRGQGPNTCSTAGSNSSRGSGSSRGSRGPGRSRSRSRSQSQRPGQKCGEVRAREPR; translated from the exons ATGCTGCGCTACCTGCTGAAGACACTGCTGCAGATGAACTTGTTCGCGGACTCCCTGGCGGGGGACGTCTCCAACTCCAGCGACCTGCTCTTCGGCTTCAACTCCTCGGTGGCGGCGCTCAACCACAGCCTGCTGCCCCCCGGCGACCCCTCTTTCAACG CGTCAAGGGTCGAGCCGGAGGACGCGATGCCGCGCATCGTGGAGCAGCCGCCAGATCTGCTGGTGTCCCGGGGCGAGCCGGCCACGCTGCCCTGCCGCGCCGAGGGCCGGCCCCGGCCCAACATCGAGTGGTACAAGAACGGGGCGCGGGTGGCCACTGCGCGCGAGGACCCGCGCGCGCACCGCCTGCTGCTGCCCAGCGGCGCCCTCTTCTTCCCCCGCATCGTGCACGGGCGCCGCGCGCGCCCCGACGAGGGTGTCTACACTTGCGTGGCGCGCAACTACCTGGGGGCAGCGGCCAGCAGAAATGCCTCGCTGGAAGTGGCGG TCCTCCGTGATGATTTCCGGCAGTCTCCTGGAAacgtggtggtggcagtgggcgAGCCAGCGGTGATGGAATGCGTTCCCCCCCGTGGCCACCCGGAGCCTTCCGTGTCCTGGAAGAAGGACAGTGCAAGactcagagaggaggagggaaggatcACG ATTCGTGGAGGGAAGCTGATGATGTCACATACACTCAAGAGTGATGCGGGGATGTATGTGTGCGTGGCCTCCAACATGGCAGGAGAACGGGAGAGTGGGGCAGCTGAACTTGTGGTACTGG AGCGACCCTCATTCCTGCGTAGACCAGTCAACCAGGTGGTCCTGGCAGATGCCCCCGTGGATTTCCCATGTGAGGTGCAGGGAGATCCCCCACCCCGTCTACGCTGGCGCAAGGAGGATGGGGAACTGCCCACAGGCAG GTATGAGATCCGGAGTGACCACAGCCTTTGGATCGGCCGCGTGACTGCTGCCGACGAGGGGACCTACACCTGTGTGGCTGAGAACAGCGTGGGCCGCGCCGAAGCATCTGGCTCCCTCAGTGTTCACG TCCCACCCCAGCTGGTGACCCAGCCGCAGGACCAGATGGCAGCTCCTGGAGAGAGTGTGGCTTTCCAATGCGAGACCAAAGGAAACCCCCCACCTGCCATCTTCTGGCAGAAGGAGGGAAGTCAG GTTCTACTTTTCCCCAGCCAGCCGCTTCAGCCCAAGGGgcgcttctctgtgtctcccagaggCCAGCTCAACATTACGGATGTGCAGAGCGGGGATGCTGGCTACTACGTGTGTCAGGCCGTTAGTGTGGCCGGGAGCGTCCTGGCTAAGGCCCTGCTGGAGGTAAAAAGAG cctcctccttgGATGGGCTGCCTCCTATCATCCTCCAGGGACCAGCCAATCAGACGCTGGCACTTGGCTCCCCTGTGTGGCTGCCATGCAGAGTGACCGGGAACCCTCAACCGAGTGTCCGATGGAAGAAGGATGGGCAGTGGCTGCAGGGGGACGACCTCCAGCTCAACCTAATGGCCAATGGTACGCTGTACATCGCCAGCGTGCAG GAGATGGACCTGGGTTTCTACAGCTGTGTGGCCAAGAGTTCCATGGGGGAGGCCACATGGAGCAGCTGGCTTAGGAGGCGGG AAGATTGGGGAGTATCACCAGAGCCCCCTACAGAACCCAGTACCCCTCCAGGGCCTCCCTCTCAGCCAGTGGTCACTGAGATCACCAAGAACAGCATTACCCTGACCTGGAAGCCCAACCCGCAGGCGGGGGCCACAGTCACCTCTTATGTGATAGAGGCCTTCAG CCAAGCAGCTGGCAACACGTGGCGGACAGTGGCAGATGGTGTGCAGCTGGAGACACACACGGTCAGTGGTCTGCAGCCCAACACCATCTATCTGTTTCTGGTGCGAGCTGTGGGAGCCTGGGGCCTCAGTGAGCCCAGCCCCGTCTCTGAGCCCATCCGCACCCAGG ACAGCAACCCATCCAGGCCAGTGGAGGACCCATGGAGAGGCCAGCGGGGGCTGGCTGAAGTGGCTGTGCATGTGCAGGAGCCCGTAGTCCTTGGGCCCCGGACCTTGCAGGTGTCCTGGACT GTAGATGGCCCAGTCCAGCTGGTGCAAGGTTTCCGGGTGTCTTGGAGGGTAGCAGGTCCTGATGGGGGAAGCTGGACAGTACTGGACCTACAGTCCCCAAGCCAGCAAAGTACTGTGCTAAGAGGACTCCCCCCAGGGACCCAAATTCAGATCAAAGTGCAAGCCcaaggccaggaggggctggggcctgaAAGTCCCTTTGTGACCAGGAGCATTCCGGAGGAAG CCCCCAGTGGCCCCCCCCAGGGAGTGACAGTGGCCTTGGGGGGTGAAGGCAACAGCAGTGTCACGGTGTCCTGggaacctcccctcccctcccagcaaaATGGGGTGATCAAGGAATACCAG ATCTGGTGCCTGGGCAATGAGAGCCGCTTCCACCTCAACCGGTCTGCGGCAGGCTGGGCACGCTCCGCCGTGCTCCGGGGACTGCTGCCCGGCCTTCTCTACCGGACCCGGGTCGCGGCGGCCACCAGCGCCGGCGTGGGCGTGGCCAGCGTCCCGGTGTCGGTGCAGCTGCGTGAGTCCCGAGCTGGGAgagggcgggccgggccggggcacCGGGGGTCTGGGCGCGCCTGGTCCCGGGCCCACGGCCCCGGCCCGCTCACCCCTCTGGCCCCCACAGCCTCCCCGCCGGAGTCGGAGCCCGGGCTCGAGGTGCGCCCGGGGCTGGCGGAGCGCCTGGCCAGGGTGCTGCGGGCGCCTGCCTTCCTGGCGGGCAGCGGGGCCGCCTGCGGGGCGCTGCTGCTCGCGCTCTGCGCCGTCCTCTACCGGCGCCGGAGGCAGCGCAAGGAGCTCAGTCACTACACGG CCTCCTTTGCCTACACACCGGCAG TGTCCTTCCCACACTCAGAGGGCCTCTCTGGAGCCAGTTCCAG GCCACCCATgggcctcggccccgccccctacCCTTGGCTGGCAGACTCGTGGCCCCACCCATCTCGAAGCCCCTcagccccggagcccaggggGAGCTGCTGCCCCAGCAATCCTGACCCAGACGACAGATATTACAATG aAGCAGGGATCTCCCTGTACCTGGCTCAGACGGCCCGAGGCACTGCCGCCCCTACAGAGGGTCCTGTCTACAGCACCATTGACCCAGCTGGGGAGGAGCTGCAGACCTTCCACGGGGGGTTCCCCCCAAATCCCTCGGGGGACCCAGGCACCTGGAGCCAATATGCTCCTCCAGAATGGAGCCAGGGGGACAGTG GAGCCAGGGGAGGCAAAGTAAAGCTTCTGGGAAAAGCTGTGCAGATGCCCTCTCTCAACTGGCCGGAAGCCCTGCCACCACCTCCCCCTTCCTGTGAACTGAGCTGCCTAGAGGGGCCTGAGGAAGATCTGGAAGGCAG CTCAGAGCCAGAAGAGTGGTGCCCACCAATGTCTGAGAGGAGCCATCTGACAGAGCCCAGCTCCACTGGAGGGTGCTTGGTCCCTCCATCCCAAGGGGAAGCCCCCTCTCCCACATCTTCCTATGGACAGCAGTCCACAGCTACTCTTACCCCCTCACCTCCtgaccctccccagccccccactgACATCCCCCATCTCCACCAGATGCCCAG TACAGCCAGCAGTGCCCCAG GGAGAACCCGGCAGGTGCCTGGGGAGATGACCCCTCCGCTTCAAGGGCCCCGTGCCCGAATCCGGAAGCCCAAGGCTGTTCCCTACCGGCGGGAGCACAGTCCTGGCG GTCTCTCCCCAGATTTGCCCCCACCACCCTTGCCGCCACCAGAGGAAGAGACGAGCTGGGCCTTAGggctgagagcagcaggcagCATGTCCTCCCTGGAACGAGAGCGGGAGCGCAGTGGGGAGAGAATGGTGCAGGCTGGGCTCCTGGGGGCCCAGcggggtccccacctggatg AAGAGGCCTGGCTCCCTTACAGCCGACCGAGCTTCCTGTCCCGGGGCCAGGGGCCCAACACCTGTTCCACAGCCGGCAGCAACTCTTCGAGAGGCTCTGGCAGCTCTCGAGGCTCCCGGGGACCTGgacggagccggagccggagccggagccagAGCCAGAGGCCAGGACAGAAATGTGGAGAGGTGCGGGCTAGG gAACCAAGATGA
- the ROBO3 gene encoding roundabout homolog 3 isoform X1 — translation MLRYLLKTLLQMNLFADSLAGDVSNSSDLLFGFNSSVAALNHSLLPPGDPSFNASRVEPEDAMPRIVEQPPDLLVSRGEPATLPCRAEGRPRPNIEWYKNGARVATAREDPRAHRLLLPSGALFFPRIVHGRRARPDEGVYTCVARNYLGAAASRNASLEVAVLRDDFRQSPGNVVVAVGEPAVMECVPPRGHPEPSVSWKKDSARLREEEGRITIRGGKLMMSHTLKSDAGMYVCVASNMAGERESGAAELVVLERPSFLRRPVNQVVLADAPVDFPCEVQGDPPPRLRWRKEDGELPTGRYEIRSDHSLWIGRVTAADEGTYTCVAENSVGRAEASGSLSVHVPPQLVTQPQDQMAAPGESVAFQCETKGNPPPAIFWQKEGSQVLLFPSQPLQPKGRFSVSPRGQLNITDVQSGDAGYYVCQAVSVAGSVLAKALLEVKRASSLDGLPPIILQGPANQTLALGSPVWLPCRVTGNPQPSVRWKKDGQWLQGDDLQLNLMANGTLYIASVQEMDLGFYSCVAKSSMGEATWSSWLRRREDWGVSPEPPTEPSTPPGPPSQPVVTEITKNSITLTWKPNPQAGATVTSYVIEAFSQAAGNTWRTVADGVQLETHTVSGLQPNTIYLFLVRAVGAWGLSEPSPVSEPIRTQDSNPSRPVEDPWRGQRGLAEVAVHVQEPVVLGPRTLQVSWTVDGPVQLVQGFRVSWRVAGPDGGSWTVLDLQSPSQQSTVLRGLPPGTQIQIKVQAQGQEGLGPESPFVTRSIPEEAPSGPPQGVTVALGGEGNSSVTVSWEPPLPSQQNGVIKEYQIWCLGNESRFHLNRSAAGWARSAVLRGLLPGLLYRTRVAAATSAGVGVASVPVSVQLRESRAGRGRAGPGHRGSGRAWSRAHGPGPLTPLAPTASPPESEPGLEVRPGLAERLARVLRAPAFLAGSGAACGALLLALCAVLYRRRRQRKELSHYTASFAYTPAVSFPHSEGLSGASSRPPMGLGPAPYPWLADSWPHPSRSPSAPEPRGSCCPSNPDPDDRYYNEAGISLYLAQTARGTAAPTEGPVYSTIDPAGEELQTFHGGFPPNPSGDPGTWSQYAPPEWSQGDSGARGGKVKLLGKAVQMPSLNWPEALPPPPPSCELSCLEGPEEDLEGSSEPEEWCPPMSERSHLTEPSSTGGCLVPPSQGEAPSPTSSYGQQSTATLTPSPPDPPQPPTDIPHLHQMPRRVPLGPSSPLSVSQPTLSSHEGRPAGLGAGPTASHHLNPSPVPSTASSAPGRTRQVPGEMTPPLQGPRARIRKPKAVPYRREHSPGGLSPDLPPPPLPPPEEETSWALGLRAAGSMSSLERERERSGERMVQAGLLGAQRGPHLDEEAWLPYSRPSFLSRGQGPNTCSTAGSNSSRGSGSSRGSRGPGRSRSRSRSQSQRPGQKCGEVRAREPR, via the exons ATGCTGCGCTACCTGCTGAAGACACTGCTGCAGATGAACTTGTTCGCGGACTCCCTGGCGGGGGACGTCTCCAACTCCAGCGACCTGCTCTTCGGCTTCAACTCCTCGGTGGCGGCGCTCAACCACAGCCTGCTGCCCCCCGGCGACCCCTCTTTCAACG CGTCAAGGGTCGAGCCGGAGGACGCGATGCCGCGCATCGTGGAGCAGCCGCCAGATCTGCTGGTGTCCCGGGGCGAGCCGGCCACGCTGCCCTGCCGCGCCGAGGGCCGGCCCCGGCCCAACATCGAGTGGTACAAGAACGGGGCGCGGGTGGCCACTGCGCGCGAGGACCCGCGCGCGCACCGCCTGCTGCTGCCCAGCGGCGCCCTCTTCTTCCCCCGCATCGTGCACGGGCGCCGCGCGCGCCCCGACGAGGGTGTCTACACTTGCGTGGCGCGCAACTACCTGGGGGCAGCGGCCAGCAGAAATGCCTCGCTGGAAGTGGCGG TCCTCCGTGATGATTTCCGGCAGTCTCCTGGAAacgtggtggtggcagtgggcgAGCCAGCGGTGATGGAATGCGTTCCCCCCCGTGGCCACCCGGAGCCTTCCGTGTCCTGGAAGAAGGACAGTGCAAGactcagagaggaggagggaaggatcACG ATTCGTGGAGGGAAGCTGATGATGTCACATACACTCAAGAGTGATGCGGGGATGTATGTGTGCGTGGCCTCCAACATGGCAGGAGAACGGGAGAGTGGGGCAGCTGAACTTGTGGTACTGG AGCGACCCTCATTCCTGCGTAGACCAGTCAACCAGGTGGTCCTGGCAGATGCCCCCGTGGATTTCCCATGTGAGGTGCAGGGAGATCCCCCACCCCGTCTACGCTGGCGCAAGGAGGATGGGGAACTGCCCACAGGCAG GTATGAGATCCGGAGTGACCACAGCCTTTGGATCGGCCGCGTGACTGCTGCCGACGAGGGGACCTACACCTGTGTGGCTGAGAACAGCGTGGGCCGCGCCGAAGCATCTGGCTCCCTCAGTGTTCACG TCCCACCCCAGCTGGTGACCCAGCCGCAGGACCAGATGGCAGCTCCTGGAGAGAGTGTGGCTTTCCAATGCGAGACCAAAGGAAACCCCCCACCTGCCATCTTCTGGCAGAAGGAGGGAAGTCAG GTTCTACTTTTCCCCAGCCAGCCGCTTCAGCCCAAGGGgcgcttctctgtgtctcccagaggCCAGCTCAACATTACGGATGTGCAGAGCGGGGATGCTGGCTACTACGTGTGTCAGGCCGTTAGTGTGGCCGGGAGCGTCCTGGCTAAGGCCCTGCTGGAGGTAAAAAGAG cctcctccttgGATGGGCTGCCTCCTATCATCCTCCAGGGACCAGCCAATCAGACGCTGGCACTTGGCTCCCCTGTGTGGCTGCCATGCAGAGTGACCGGGAACCCTCAACCGAGTGTCCGATGGAAGAAGGATGGGCAGTGGCTGCAGGGGGACGACCTCCAGCTCAACCTAATGGCCAATGGTACGCTGTACATCGCCAGCGTGCAG GAGATGGACCTGGGTTTCTACAGCTGTGTGGCCAAGAGTTCCATGGGGGAGGCCACATGGAGCAGCTGGCTTAGGAGGCGGG AAGATTGGGGAGTATCACCAGAGCCCCCTACAGAACCCAGTACCCCTCCAGGGCCTCCCTCTCAGCCAGTGGTCACTGAGATCACCAAGAACAGCATTACCCTGACCTGGAAGCCCAACCCGCAGGCGGGGGCCACAGTCACCTCTTATGTGATAGAGGCCTTCAG CCAAGCAGCTGGCAACACGTGGCGGACAGTGGCAGATGGTGTGCAGCTGGAGACACACACGGTCAGTGGTCTGCAGCCCAACACCATCTATCTGTTTCTGGTGCGAGCTGTGGGAGCCTGGGGCCTCAGTGAGCCCAGCCCCGTCTCTGAGCCCATCCGCACCCAGG ACAGCAACCCATCCAGGCCAGTGGAGGACCCATGGAGAGGCCAGCGGGGGCTGGCTGAAGTGGCTGTGCATGTGCAGGAGCCCGTAGTCCTTGGGCCCCGGACCTTGCAGGTGTCCTGGACT GTAGATGGCCCAGTCCAGCTGGTGCAAGGTTTCCGGGTGTCTTGGAGGGTAGCAGGTCCTGATGGGGGAAGCTGGACAGTACTGGACCTACAGTCCCCAAGCCAGCAAAGTACTGTGCTAAGAGGACTCCCCCCAGGGACCCAAATTCAGATCAAAGTGCAAGCCcaaggccaggaggggctggggcctgaAAGTCCCTTTGTGACCAGGAGCATTCCGGAGGAAG CCCCCAGTGGCCCCCCCCAGGGAGTGACAGTGGCCTTGGGGGGTGAAGGCAACAGCAGTGTCACGGTGTCCTGggaacctcccctcccctcccagcaaaATGGGGTGATCAAGGAATACCAG ATCTGGTGCCTGGGCAATGAGAGCCGCTTCCACCTCAACCGGTCTGCGGCAGGCTGGGCACGCTCCGCCGTGCTCCGGGGACTGCTGCCCGGCCTTCTCTACCGGACCCGGGTCGCGGCGGCCACCAGCGCCGGCGTGGGCGTGGCCAGCGTCCCGGTGTCGGTGCAGCTGCGTGAGTCCCGAGCTGGGAgagggcgggccgggccggggcacCGGGGGTCTGGGCGCGCCTGGTCCCGGGCCCACGGCCCCGGCCCGCTCACCCCTCTGGCCCCCACAGCCTCCCCGCCGGAGTCGGAGCCCGGGCTCGAGGTGCGCCCGGGGCTGGCGGAGCGCCTGGCCAGGGTGCTGCGGGCGCCTGCCTTCCTGGCGGGCAGCGGGGCCGCCTGCGGGGCGCTGCTGCTCGCGCTCTGCGCCGTCCTCTACCGGCGCCGGAGGCAGCGCAAGGAGCTCAGTCACTACACGG CCTCCTTTGCCTACACACCGGCAG TGTCCTTCCCACACTCAGAGGGCCTCTCTGGAGCCAGTTCCAG GCCACCCATgggcctcggccccgccccctacCCTTGGCTGGCAGACTCGTGGCCCCACCCATCTCGAAGCCCCTcagccccggagcccaggggGAGCTGCTGCCCCAGCAATCCTGACCCAGACGACAGATATTACAATG aAGCAGGGATCTCCCTGTACCTGGCTCAGACGGCCCGAGGCACTGCCGCCCCTACAGAGGGTCCTGTCTACAGCACCATTGACCCAGCTGGGGAGGAGCTGCAGACCTTCCACGGGGGGTTCCCCCCAAATCCCTCGGGGGACCCAGGCACCTGGAGCCAATATGCTCCTCCAGAATGGAGCCAGGGGGACAGTG GAGCCAGGGGAGGCAAAGTAAAGCTTCTGGGAAAAGCTGTGCAGATGCCCTCTCTCAACTGGCCGGAAGCCCTGCCACCACCTCCCCCTTCCTGTGAACTGAGCTGCCTAGAGGGGCCTGAGGAAGATCTGGAAGGCAG CTCAGAGCCAGAAGAGTGGTGCCCACCAATGTCTGAGAGGAGCCATCTGACAGAGCCCAGCTCCACTGGAGGGTGCTTGGTCCCTCCATCCCAAGGGGAAGCCCCCTCTCCCACATCTTCCTATGGACAGCAGTCCACAGCTACTCTTACCCCCTCACCTCCtgaccctccccagccccccactgACATCCCCCATCTCCACCAGATGCCCAG GAGGGTGCCCCTGGGGCCAAGTTCCCCTCTCAGTGTATCCCAGCCCACTCTGAGTAGCCATGAAGGGAGGCCTGCTGGCCTGGGTGCTGGCCCCACAGCCTCCCATCACCTCAACCCCAGTCCTGTCCCTAGTACAGCCAGCAGTGCCCCAG GGAGAACCCGGCAGGTGCCTGGGGAGATGACCCCTCCGCTTCAAGGGCCCCGTGCCCGAATCCGGAAGCCCAAGGCTGTTCCCTACCGGCGGGAGCACAGTCCTGGCG GTCTCTCCCCAGATTTGCCCCCACCACCCTTGCCGCCACCAGAGGAAGAGACGAGCTGGGCCTTAGggctgagagcagcaggcagCATGTCCTCCCTGGAACGAGAGCGGGAGCGCAGTGGGGAGAGAATGGTGCAGGCTGGGCTCCTGGGGGCCCAGcggggtccccacctggatg AAGAGGCCTGGCTCCCTTACAGCCGACCGAGCTTCCTGTCCCGGGGCCAGGGGCCCAACACCTGTTCCACAGCCGGCAGCAACTCTTCGAGAGGCTCTGGCAGCTCTCGAGGCTCCCGGGGACCTGgacggagccggagccggagccggagccagAGCCAGAGGCCAGGACAGAAATGTGGAGAGGTGCGGGCTAGG gAACCAAGATGA